A region of Lycium barbarum isolate Lr01 chromosome 3, ASM1917538v2, whole genome shotgun sequence DNA encodes the following proteins:
- the LOC132631890 gene encoding transmembrane ascorbate ferrireductase 1, which translates to MATGLKALPFSFVAHVLALAAAVMVLVWSIHFRGGLAWEADNKNLIFNIHPVLMLIGFVILGGEAIMSYKSFPLEKQVKKIIHLVLHAIALALGIIGIYTAFKNHNESNIPNMYSLHSWIGIGVISLYGIQWVYGFVVFFYPGGSAEIRRDSLPWHVLFGMFVYVMAVGNACLGFLEKLTFLEVSGLAKYGSEAFLVNFIAIATVLYGVFVFLTILSQAPSTYEDDHSYSAIS; encoded by the exons ATGGCAACTGGATTGAAGGCACTGCCTTTTTCATTTGTGGCACACGTTCTTGCCTTAGCTGCTGCTGTTATGGTCTTGGTTTGGTCTATCCACTTTAGGGGTGGCTTGGCTTGGGAAGCTGATAACAAAAATCTCATTTTTAAT ATTCACCCTGTACTGATGCTTATTGGCTTCGTTATACTTGGGGGAGAAG CCATCATGAGTTACAAATCTTTCCCCCTAGAGAAGCAGGTGAAGAAAATAATACATCTAGTTTTACATGCTATCGCGCTCGCACTTGGAATAATTGGAATCTATACCGCATTCAAAAATCACAATGAAAGCAACATCCCCAATATGTACAGTTTACATTCCTGGATCGGGATTGGTGTTATTTCTCTTTATGGCATTCAG TGGGTTTATGGCTTTGTGGTGTTCTTCTACCCCGGGGGTAGTGCTGAAATAAGACGCGATTCACTTCCCTGGCATGTGCTTTTCGGAATGTTTGTATATGTGATGGCTGTTGGCAATGCCTGTCTAGGGTTCCTTGAGAAGCTTACATTCCTGGAAGTTAGTGGTTTGGCCAAATATGGTTCTGAGGCTTTCCTAGTTAACTTTATTGCAATTGCTACAGTTCTATATGGGGTCTTTGTGTTCCTGACCATTCTTTCCCAGGCTCCTTCCACTTATGAGGATGATCATAGTTACTCTGCCATCTCTTGA
- the LOC132631154 gene encoding uncharacterized protein LOC132631154, with product MATPADPLPARVTQNHNPTGIPNMENESTLHKINYAEAIQTVPDPSPKKNRDRDPNVKARYDRHDGKTAVLFKPTEFYGVMANEYFTVESDCKPVWFKRAIEIAGQNYIKQIVAPLGTPLMMDQATENRTRPSMAKVRVEIDLTKPKINSLWIGTEDESYPHKGFTQKLEYENPPKFCIHCRMLGHSIAQCRRVEKKKKEEKAGNGDAGKSTEVAEESGVKEDCDLVDSDNVENGQKENSKKKEQTGNKTTDGIEENAKEATGKQNGKEKVGDHVVGRDMVEIKRKTLARILAKNKKKRKAKKGLKKKTKVTVQVSKSQQTDNERKSTKQNQENSNEEYQNEVQQGHSINQEVVQDNEKVANSDQHGPALRTEPLEANHPSTASKKNDPRDKNDDMSTNNPGSNNGNVGKYGKRSSSLDTVMRNHKGIELVVDLNTNQDFLQRSREQEECSETEDEISDSLADFNNTGISQEAEEEHVDSDESDGTSVGNGGAYVTIVYAKCTSLERQELWDDLTDISNQVQSGWCIGGDFNVILEPSEKIGGKIHRAYKSFDFAACVNRCGLEDAGFVGSNYTWCNNRRPGKRIWKRLDRVIINDNWLQRFNNVTVRHLSTTGSDHRPLLLKCYDSNTNAIKHFRFRHFWVEQPGFMDLVGQDWQIKVKGNPMWILQQKLKRLGKRLSKWSREDIGDIFQKVEEWEATLQQLEDVDAIDKNEQSRTELNKGQAEYVHWMAMQEALLEQKSQIKWFEEGDSNTRYFHNVIKDRRRRLQLHRIKNSKGKWLHSDEKISNSAIRHFKRIFNLPEPAVDDNIFSCVPKIITDDDNVMLSKIPIEE from the exons ATGGCGACGCCGGCAGATCCATTGCCGGCGCGTGTAACACAAAATCACAATCCTACAGGTATTCCGAACATGGAGAACGAATCAACTCTACACAAAATCAATTATGCGGAAGCAATTCAAACTGTGCCCGATCCGAGCCCTAAAAAGAATCGCGATAGAGATCCAAATGTTAAAGCTCGATACGATAGGCACGATGGGAAGACTGCTGTTCTTTTCAAACCTACGGAATTCTATGGGGTAATGGCTAATGAAT ATTTTACTGTTGAGAGTGATTGTAAGCCAGTGTGGTTTAAAAGAGCGATTGAAATAGCGGGTCAA AATTACATCAAGCAAATTGTGGCTCCCCTGGGAACCCCGTTAATGATGGACCAGGCTACGGAAAACAGGACTCGACCGAGTATGGCCAAAGTTAGAGTCGAGATAGATTTAACAAAACCAAAGATTAATTCGTTGTGGATTGGGACAGAAGATGAATCTTACCCTCATAAGGGATTCACGCAGAAGCTGGAGTACGAGAATCCCCCCAAGTTTTGCATACACTGTAGAATGTTGGGACACTCTATTGCTCAATGCAgaagagttgaaaagaaaaaaaaggaagaaaaggcAGGGAATGGAGATGCAGGGAAATCAACAGAGGTTGCAGAGGAAAGTGGTGTTAAGGAAGATTGTGATTTGGTAGATAGCGATAATGTTGAGAATGGACAAAAAGAAAACAGCAAAAAGAAGGAACAAACGGGGAACAAAACTACAGATGGTATAGAGGAAAATGCAAAGGAGGCCACGGGTAAACAGAATGGTAAAGAAAAAGTGGGAGACCATGTGGTTGGAAGAGATATGGTTGAAATTAAGCGCAAAACGTTGGCTCGAATTCTGgccaaaaacaaaaagaagagaaaagcTAAGAAGGGGCTTAAAAAGAAAACCAAGGTCACTGTGCAGGTTAGCAAGAGTCAACAGACTgataatgaaaggaaaagtacCAAGCAAAATCAGGAGAATAGCAATGAGGAGTATCAAAATGAAGTTCAGCAGGGTCACAGTATTAATCAAGAGGTGGTACAAGATAATGAGAAAGTGGCCAACAGTGACCAACATGGTCCAGCCTTAAGGACAGAACCTTTAGAGGCCAATCACCCCAGCACCGCGAGTAAAAAGAATGATCCTAGAGACAAAAATGATGATATGAGCACTAATAATCCGGGTAGCAACAATGGAAATGTGGGAAAATATGGTAAGAGGTCTTCAAGTCTAGACACGGTTATGAGAAATCATAAAGGCATTGAGTTGGTGGTGGATCTTAACACGAATCAAGATTTCCTCCAGCGCAGCCGTGAGCAGGAGGAGTGTTCAGAAACGGAGGATGAAATATCGGATAGCCTGGCTGATTTCAACAACACAGGGATCAGTCAGGAGGCGGAGGAGGAACATGTAGACTCTGATGAATCTG ATGGAACAAGTGTTGGTAATGGAGGAGCTTATGTTACAATAGTGTATGCCAAGTGCACTTCCCTTGAAAGACAAGAACTATGGGATGATCTAACTGATATCTCAAATCAGGTTCAAAGTGGTTGGTGCATTGGAGGTGACTTTAACGTCATTCTCGAGCCTTCTGAAAAAATAGGTGGCAAGATTCATAGAGCTTACAAAAGCTTTGATTTTGCTGCATGTGTGAATAGATGCGGCTTGGAAGATGCAGGATTTGTTGGTTCAAACTACACCTGGTGCAACAATAGAAGACCAGGGAAAAGGATCTGGAAGAGGCTGGACAGAGTTATCATTAATGATAATTGGCTCCAGAGGTTCAATAATGTTACGGTCAGACACCTTAGCACGACAGGCTCAGATCATAGGCCTCTTCTGTTAAAATGTTATGACAGTAATACTAACGCTATCAAACATTTCAGATTTCGTCATTTTTGGGTGGAACAACctggtttcatggatttggtgggGCAAGATTGGCAAATAAAAGTAAAAGGGAATCCTATGTGGATTTTGCAACAGAAACTCAAAAGATTGGGAAAAAGACTTTCTAAGTGGTCTAGAGAAGACATTGGTGACATTTTCCAGAAAGTGGAAGAATGGGAAGCTACTCTACAACAGCTGGAAGATGTTGATGCAATAGATAAGAATGAACAGTCTAGAACAGAGCTAAATAAGGGTCAGGCTGAATACGTTCATTGGATGGCTATGCAAGAAGCTCTCCTCGAACAAAAATCCCAAATCAAATGGTTTGAGGAGGGAGATAGCAATACAAGGTACTTTCATAATGTGATCAAAGACAGAAGAAGAAGACTGCAGCTTCACAGGATCAAGAATAGTAAAGGGAAATGGTTACACTCTGATGAGAAGATCTCAAATTCGGCAATTAGACATTTTAAAAGGATCTTCAATCTACCCGAACCTGCTGTGGATGACAATATTTTCTCCTGCGTTCCTAAAATTATCACTGATGACGATAACGTTATGTTATCTAAGATCCCTATAGAAGAATAA